From the Desulfosarcina sp. BuS5 genome, one window contains:
- a CDS encoding IS1634 family transposase translates to MAYITRKQIKGVTYYYAEESERLDGKTRRKWQKYLGPLHKIMSALDGLPSKPQYAEIFELGSPAAYLKIVQDFKIIQTLDSTLHKRSQGLTTGFYLGLAAINRGIESVSKRSMWNWYKNTILLRAFPEVDQKSLSSQRFWDNMSTINEYKIKPAWMNLINSVLEHEKIDISKVSYDGTNFYSFIHFFNSHCSLAQRGKNKQGRGDLKQINYALFCTRQDHFPLYFDVYEGNRHDSKAFENVIDNFFEAFLSKVHNEKGMTIVFDKGNNSDANFKKFITDSEFHFVGSVKPDDHKELAMISNNDESLKPVSHPRLDQVKAFRTQKNIYGKNLTVIVTFNNTLYTSQLQSINNEINKCIGKLSLLSSKLENRIAKIITKGKKPTKESIQRQAASIRSGQHMKKLISVRVTDCNGIPRLNYHLNNTAFAELCDTYLGKNIIITDNAHWTTEEIIVSYRSQYIIEDVFKQMKDRKTGSWWPMFHWTDQMIRVHALYCSITLLIRALMMKKIQKAGISISINRAQEKLSKIREVLNVFPPKRKKKVSQSTISKMDET, encoded by the coding sequence ATGGCGTACATAACTCGTAAACAAATTAAAGGTGTCACCTATTATTATGCTGAAGAGAGTGAACGACTTGACGGAAAAACTCGAAGGAAATGGCAAAAATATTTAGGCCCTTTGCACAAAATAATGTCTGCATTGGACGGGCTTCCCTCAAAACCCCAATATGCAGAAATATTTGAACTTGGATCTCCAGCAGCATATTTGAAGATTGTCCAGGATTTCAAAATAATTCAAACCTTGGACAGCACCCTTCATAAACGCAGTCAGGGCTTGACAACTGGTTTTTATCTGGGGTTAGCCGCAATCAACAGAGGAATTGAATCTGTCAGTAAACGTTCCATGTGGAATTGGTATAAAAATACAATTTTGTTAAGAGCCTTTCCAGAAGTAGATCAAAAATCATTAAGTTCTCAGCGTTTTTGGGACAACATGTCAACCATCAATGAGTATAAGATCAAGCCAGCCTGGATGAATCTTATTAATTCAGTTCTGGAACATGAAAAAATTGATATATCCAAAGTTTCGTATGATGGTACTAATTTTTACTCTTTTATACACTTTTTCAATAGCCATTGTTCCTTAGCTCAAAGAGGGAAAAACAAGCAGGGTCGAGGAGATCTAAAACAAATTAATTATGCCTTGTTTTGTACTCGCCAAGACCATTTTCCGCTTTACTTTGATGTATACGAAGGAAACCGCCATGATTCCAAAGCATTTGAAAACGTAATTGATAATTTCTTTGAGGCTTTTCTAAGCAAGGTTCACAATGAAAAAGGGATGACAATTGTATTTGATAAAGGAAATAATTCGGACGCAAATTTTAAAAAATTCATAACAGATTCAGAATTTCATTTTGTCGGCTCAGTCAAACCGGATGATCATAAAGAACTGGCTATGATATCCAATAATGATGAGTCCCTGAAACCAGTATCCCATCCTCGTTTAGATCAGGTAAAAGCGTTTCGGACACAAAAAAATATATACGGTAAAAACCTTACCGTCATTGTTACTTTCAATAATACCCTATACACATCTCAGCTTCAATCAATTAATAATGAAATTAACAAATGCATTGGTAAATTAAGTCTGCTATCGTCTAAATTAGAAAATCGTATTGCCAAAATAATTACAAAAGGAAAAAAGCCGACAAAAGAGTCGATTCAAAGACAGGCCGCATCAATTCGTTCAGGCCAGCATATGAAAAAACTAATTTCTGTGAGGGTTACTGACTGCAATGGTATCCCAAGGCTCAATTATCATTTGAATAATACTGCTTTTGCCGAACTATGTGATACATATCTTGGAAAAAACATTATAATTACTGACAATGCTCATTGGACAACGGAAGAAATTATTGTATCATATCGTAGTCAATACATCATTGAAGATGTTTTTAAACAGATGAAAGATCGAAAAACAGGAAGCTGGTGGCCAATGTTTCACTGGACAGATCAGATGATAAGAGTTCATGCTTTGTATTGTTCAATAACCTTGCTGATTCGGGCTTTAATGATGAAAAAAATTCAAAAAGCCGGAATATCAATTTCTATTAACAGAGCTCAGGAAAAATTATCAAAGATTCGAGAAGTCTTAAATGTATTTCCTCCCAAAAGAAAAAAAAAGGTCTCTCAATCAACAATTTCGAAAATGGATGAAACTTAA
- a CDS encoding IS3 family transposase produces the protein MRQCDLLGINRSTYYYQSCKDESYNLALMRLIDEEYTRYPFYGVEKMTAVLKRQGHTVNPKRIRRLMRLMGLEAIYPKPNLSKASKEHKIYPYLLRGVSIEQVDQVWSTDYSDDKVIPILH, from the coding sequence ATGCGCCAGTGTGATCTTTTGGGAATAAACAGATCAACCTATTACTATCAATCCTGCAAAGATGAGAGCTATAACCTGGCTCTCATGCGATTGATAGACGAAGAATATACCCGATATCCGTTCTACGGTGTTGAAAAAATGACGGCCGTATTAAAGCGACAAGGGCACACTGTTAATCCTAAACGAATAAGACGTTTGATGCGGCTTATGGGACTTGAAGCTATATATCCAAAACCAAATTTGAGCAAAGCATCAAAAGAGCATAAAATTTATCCATACTTGCTGCGAGGCGTTTCCATTGAGCAAGTTGACCAGGTATGGTCAACGGATTATTCCGATGATAAAGTTATTCCGATTCTTCACTGA
- a CDS encoding IS3 family transposase, producing MGKIRKNYSASFKAKVALETVKKEKTISQLSSEYGVHSNQINQWRKRLLEELPDIFSKKRQKKEKDAEEFQAELYQQIGQLKVELDWLKKKSNLLN from the coding sequence ATGGGTAAAATTCGAAAAAATTACAGTGCATCATTCAAAGCTAAAGTAGCGCTTGAAACGGTTAAAAAGGAAAAGACGATTTCTCAACTATCTAGTGAATATGGAGTTCATTCAAATCAAATAAATCAATGGCGAAAGCGTCTATTAGAAGAATTGCCCGATATATTTTCAAAAAAGCGTCAAAAAAAAGAAAAAGACGCTGAAGAATTCCAGGCGGAGCTTTACCAGCAAATCGGCCAATTAAAGGTCGAATTGGACTGGCTAAAAAAAAAATCTAACCTTCTCAATTGA
- a CDS encoding tyrosine-type recombinase/integrase — protein sequence MKIKDKRLFELLKGYLTVYLPLQRVVSPHTVKSYRETLNLYLVSLCIHKHLHLKDISFSDITEESINAFLKWLEMSRNCGLATQNHHLSVIRAFLKYAGMKEPVYNDYYLSSGQVARRKAKKKLTVNHFSEEALNAMLSQPDSKIRNEHRDLFFMILLYDTAARNSEILNLMPEDIVTDTKSPYIIIRGKGKKIRIVPIMKETVQHYKSYMNRFHKEPEIDISLFYTVIHAVKQHMSDDNVARFIHKYATMAKKECDAVPDTRLSSFFQLTEFIGYF from the coding sequence ATGAAGATTAAGGATAAAAGGCTTTTTGAACTGTTGAAAGGGTATCTTACAGTATATCTGCCGCTTCAGCGTGTTGTAAGTCCCCATACGGTTAAATCATATAGAGAAACTTTAAATTTATACCTTGTTTCCCTTTGCATCCATAAACACCTGCATCTAAAGGATATCTCTTTTTCGGACATCACTGAGGAATCTATCAATGCTTTTCTCAAATGGCTGGAAATGAGCCGTAATTGTGGACTTGCTACGCAGAATCATCATCTTTCTGTCATACGGGCTTTCTTGAAGTATGCAGGTATGAAAGAACCAGTGTATAATGATTATTACCTTTCATCAGGTCAGGTGGCACGCCGCAAAGCAAAAAAAAAGCTGACTGTCAACCATTTCAGCGAGGAAGCCCTTAACGCCATGCTTTCTCAGCCCGATTCAAAGATTCGGAATGAGCACCGTGACCTGTTTTTCATGATTTTACTGTATGATACTGCTGCAAGAAATAGTGAAATCCTAAATCTTATGCCAGAAGATATTGTTACCGATACAAAATCACCATACATCATTATCCGTGGTAAGGGGAAGAAAATCCGTATAGTACCAATCATGAAGGAAACGGTGCAGCATTATAAAAGTTACATGAACCGTTTTCACAAAGAACCGGAAATTGATATTTCTCTGTTTTATACAGTGATTCATGCAGTGAAACAACATATGTCAGATGACAATGTCGCGCGTTTTATACACAAATATGCCACCATGGCCAAAAAGGAATGTGATGCTGTTCCTGACACTCGACTATCAAGTTTTTTTCAGTTGACTGAATTTATTGGATATTTTTAA
- a CDS encoding acyl-CoA carboxylase subunit beta, which yields MAEKKSRESRKKKKEREQQKNLKHWEAEEEKLYELWEKAYNAGGQSQLDRLAKQGKKPVRKLIKQLIDPDTDFLELSRGAGFGINYELAEDVPSAGLATGLGKIHGNWAMIIANDSRVKAGAYYPINCKKHLRAQEMADQCGVPCVYIGDSAGAFLPMQDRVFPGRGQFGRFFYNMCRMSAKGLKQYTLSTGGNTAGGAYTVYLACESIMINKISYSFLGGPPMVRAAIGEEVTMEDLGGARVHTSISGGADHLVMSQDEGIEKLRSLLSYDPKQKVQIERRETIEPTVPEDHLYKVLPSDPYKGINVREVIKSIADGSAFSEYKKNYNPGRGDNIVCGKIHLKGLPVGIIAGNGIGVIFVDSARKAIEWVVRCSSQKIPILYIQNSPGYMVGTEEEYAGIGKYGSGMVRACACSNVPMIQWVIGPDHGAANYGMCGRAYDPHFIFNTMRGRTSVMAGQTAGSILTTLERANLKKRGREMDEEAANKFEQMMVEKYNKQAHPFYLEARLFHDGTIPFKDSRNILGDAFEIALLKPVQESRFGNFKF from the coding sequence ATGGCAGAAAAAAAAAGTAGAGAATCGCGTAAAAAAAAAAAAGAGCGTGAGCAGCAGAAAAACCTGAAGCACTGGGAAGCGGAAGAAGAAAAACTTTATGAGCTTTGGGAAAAAGCTTATAATGCAGGCGGTCAAAGCCAGCTCGACCGTCTGGCCAAACAGGGCAAAAAACCTGTGCGTAAGCTTATCAAGCAACTTATCGATCCTGATACGGATTTTCTTGAACTTAGCCGGGGAGCCGGTTTCGGAATCAACTATGAGCTTGCGGAAGATGTTCCTAGCGCTGGTCTGGCCACAGGTTTAGGCAAAATCCATGGCAACTGGGCCATGATTATTGCAAATGACAGTCGTGTCAAAGCAGGCGCTTATTATCCCATTAACTGTAAAAAACATCTCCGGGCCCAGGAAATGGCGGATCAGTGCGGTGTGCCTTGTGTCTATATAGGCGATTCAGCAGGAGCCTTTCTTCCTATGCAGGACAGGGTCTTTCCCGGAAGGGGTCAGTTCGGACGCTTTTTTTACAATATGTGCAGGATGTCGGCCAAAGGTTTAAAACAGTATACTCTCAGCACAGGCGGAAATACTGCCGGAGGTGCATATACTGTTTATCTGGCCTGTGAATCGATCATGATAAACAAGATCTCCTATTCATTTCTTGGCGGCCCTCCCATGGTCAGAGCCGCCATAGGCGAAGAAGTGACAATGGAAGATCTGGGGGGCGCCAGAGTTCACACCTCAATATCAGGGGGTGCTGATCATTTGGTTATGTCACAGGATGAAGGGATAGAAAAACTGAGAAGCTTGCTCTCCTATGATCCTAAACAGAAAGTGCAGATAGAACGTCGGGAAACCATTGAGCCGACAGTTCCGGAGGACCATCTGTACAAGGTTCTTCCAAGCGATCCGTATAAAGGGATTAATGTTCGGGAAGTAATTAAGTCGATTGCAGACGGAAGCGCTTTTAGTGAATATAAAAAAAATTACAATCCAGGCCGCGGCGATAATATTGTATGCGGCAAAATCCACCTCAAGGGCTTGCCGGTGGGCATTATAGCTGGAAACGGTATCGGTGTAATCTTTGTTGATTCTGCCAGGAAAGCCATAGAATGGGTTGTTAGATGCTCTTCCCAGAAAATCCCGATCCTCTACATCCAGAATTCTCCCGGCTACATGGTTGGTACCGAGGAGGAGTATGCCGGTATAGGGAAATACGGCTCAGGCATGGTAAGGGCTTGCGCCTGTTCCAATGTGCCCATGATACAGTGGGTAATCGGGCCTGATCATGGAGCCGCCAATTATGGGATGTGCGGCAGAGCCTATGATCCGCATTTTATTTTCAATACCATGCGCGGCAGAACCTCGGTTATGGCAGGGCAGACCGCCGGTTCAATTTTAACTACTCTTGAGCGGGCCAACTTAAAAAAACGAGGCCGGGAGATGGACGAGGAAGCCGCCAATAAATTTGAACAGATGATGGTTGAGAAGTATAATAAGCAGGCCCACCCTTTTTATCTTGAGGCAAGACTATTTCACGACGGCACCATACCATTCAAGGATTCCCGCAACATTCTCGGCGATGCATTTGAAATTGCGCTTTTAAAACCGGTTCAGGAATCGAGATTCGGAAATTTTAAATTTTAA
- a CDS encoding enoyl-CoA hydratase-related protein yields the protein MPDVILQKKTDDGILILTLNRPEAMNCMNFDLIETLQEIVRESDFDLSVRVIIITGAPPPEGKKASFSAGADLIERRTLSDDQVRRFISIVRDTMTTVEKARVPVIAAINGFAFGGGTELALASDLRVASKNALMGLTETSLGIIPGGGGTQRLPRIVGLAKAKELIYTARRFDADTALEIGLVSKVVEPDQLMDAAMELACEIAKNGPIAVQQAKFVLNNGFECSLGVALPLESKAYEITIPTEDRLEALAAFAEKRKPVFKGK from the coding sequence ATGCCTGATGTAATTCTGCAGAAAAAAACAGATGATGGTATATTGATACTCACACTTAACAGGCCCGAAGCGATGAACTGCATGAATTTCGATCTTATCGAAACATTACAGGAAATAGTGCGGGAATCGGACTTTGATTTGTCGGTCAGGGTTATTATCATAACCGGCGCTCCACCGCCGGAAGGGAAAAAAGCCTCATTTTCAGCAGGAGCCGATCTTATAGAAAGAAGGACCCTGAGCGATGATCAGGTCAGGCGTTTTATCTCTATAGTCAGGGATACTATGACTACGGTTGAAAAAGCAAGAGTTCCTGTAATAGCGGCTATTAACGGGTTTGCTTTCGGCGGCGGAACGGAACTGGCCCTTGCCAGCGATTTACGCGTAGCATCTAAAAATGCTCTTATGGGCTTAACAGAAACCAGCCTGGGAATAATTCCGGGAGGCGGAGGAACTCAGCGGCTGCCAAGAATCGTCGGTTTGGCAAAAGCAAAGGAACTTATCTATACCGCCAGAAGATTCGATGCTGATACAGCCCTTGAAATCGGTTTGGTAAGCAAGGTTGTGGAACCGGATCAGTTAATGGATGCTGCCATGGAGCTTGCGTGCGAGATAGCTAAAAACGGGCCGATTGCCGTTCAACAGGCTAAATTTGTGCTTAATAACGGTTTTGAATGCAGCCTTGGCGTGGCTCTGCCCCTGGAATCGAAGGCCTATGAAATTACCATACCAACAGAGGATCGCCTTGAGGCCCTGGCGGCTTTTGCGGAAAAACGTAAACCTGTCTTTAAGGGTAAATAG
- a CDS encoding IS1634 family transposase, translating to MYIRKTTIKSRKDGKQYYTYRLVQSERTAKGVSQHTLINLGTAFSLPRDQWPELSSRIQEIISGQQSFFKISEEIEELAQNYAARIIHAQHKNKAENNKPDYREVDVDSLEMFRPRSVSCEHVALEAFVFLKLGEELKALGFNGPQLAAATGTIIGRMCQPGSELATHYWLQNVSGLGELIDYDFNKINLYKMYKISDQLLNNKEAIENHLYLQEKNLFEFQETITLYDLTNTYFEGSSKANKLGKRGHSKEKRSDCPLVTLALVLDSSGFPKRSKVFEGNVSEPSTLKKMIVGLERKNLSQELFKPSKATIVMDAGIATEDNIKWLRENSYPYIVVSRKHHREFNEDEAVVVKQDNDCTVKVQKIIDSENDEVLLYCHSTKREKKEQAINDRFTIRFEKAVSKLESGLHKKGCLKKYDKVLEKIGRLKQQYSKAAKHYKIEVSKNEKNGNAVKILWTRQTLADTKDSLPGVYCLRTTHMEFDEATLWRTYTMLTDLEAVFRSLKSELGMRPVFHQITKRVTGHIFISVIAYHLIHSIRYRLKKTGINSSWSDLRKQLAGQNRVTVSMQCRNDNVVHVRKSTRPESRQQKIYSALGLSSLPGRTMKTTIKKNKSSAITKILKK from the coding sequence ATGTATATTAGAAAAACCACAATAAAAAGTCGAAAAGATGGCAAACAATATTACACCTATAGATTGGTTCAATCCGAACGAACTGCAAAGGGAGTCAGCCAGCACACATTAATTAATCTCGGTACGGCTTTTTCTCTGCCACGGGATCAATGGCCAGAATTATCTTCACGCATTCAGGAGATTATCAGTGGCCAGCAGAGTTTTTTCAAAATTTCTGAAGAAATAGAGGAGCTTGCTCAAAATTATGCAGCCCGGATTATTCACGCGCAACACAAAAATAAAGCTGAAAATAATAAGCCGGATTATCGCGAGGTAGATGTAGACAGCCTGGAAATGTTCAGGCCACGCAGTGTAAGCTGTGAACATGTGGCGCTGGAAGCGTTTGTTTTTTTAAAACTTGGTGAAGAACTAAAAGCCCTGGGATTCAATGGCCCTCAGCTCGCAGCAGCAACCGGTACAATAATAGGTCGTATGTGTCAACCAGGTAGTGAACTGGCAACTCATTACTGGCTCCAGAATGTTTCAGGCTTGGGTGAATTAATTGATTATGATTTCAACAAAATTAATCTATACAAAATGTATAAAATCTCTGATCAGCTTCTCAATAATAAGGAAGCCATAGAAAATCATCTATACTTACAAGAAAAGAATTTATTTGAATTTCAAGAGACAATAACCCTTTATGATCTTACCAACACTTATTTTGAAGGCAGCAGTAAAGCAAACAAGCTGGGGAAACGCGGACATTCCAAAGAGAAACGTTCTGATTGTCCACTGGTAACTTTGGCTTTGGTGCTGGACAGCAGTGGCTTTCCCAAGCGCAGCAAAGTATTTGAGGGTAATGTAAGTGAACCGTCAACATTAAAAAAAATGATTGTTGGTTTGGAAAGAAAGAATTTATCCCAAGAGCTGTTTAAGCCCTCAAAAGCGACTATAGTAATGGATGCCGGAATTGCCACTGAAGATAATATTAAATGGCTCAGGGAAAACAGTTATCCATATATTGTAGTTAGCCGAAAACATCATCGCGAATTTAATGAAGATGAAGCAGTTGTGGTAAAACAAGACAATGACTGCACAGTAAAAGTGCAAAAAATTATTGACTCAGAAAATGATGAGGTTTTGTTGTATTGTCACTCTACAAAGCGGGAAAAAAAAGAACAGGCTATTAATGATCGCTTTACCATTCGCTTTGAAAAGGCTGTCAGCAAACTTGAGTCAGGCTTGCATAAAAAAGGATGTCTAAAAAAATACGATAAAGTCCTGGAAAAAATAGGTCGTCTGAAACAGCAATATTCCAAGGCTGCAAAGCATTATAAAATAGAAGTATCTAAAAACGAAAAAAATGGCAACGCTGTTAAGATCCTTTGGACACGCCAAACGCTTGCGGACACAAAAGATAGTTTGCCGGGAGTATATTGTCTCAGAACAACCCATATGGAATTTGATGAAGCTACGCTATGGCGTACATATACAATGTTAACGGATTTGGAGGCTGTTTTTCGTTCACTGAAATCCGAGCTTGGGATGCGGCCGGTTTTTCACCAAATCACAAAACGGGTGACAGGTCATATTTTTATCAGTGTCATCGCTTACCATTTGATACATAGTATTCGTTACCGATTGAAAAAGACGGGGATAAACAGTAGCTGGTCTGATTTGAGAAAACAACTGGCAGGCCAAAATCGAGTAACAGTTTCCATGCAGTGCCGAAATGATAATGTTGTACATGTAAGAAAAAGCACACGACCGGAATCACGACAACAGAAAATATATTCTGCTTTAGGGTTAAGCTCTCTCCCTGGCAGAACGATGAAAACAACTATCAAAAAAAATAAAAGTAGTGCCATAACTAAGATTTTAAAAAAGTAA
- a CDS encoding tyrosine-type recombinase/integrase, whose protein sequence is MQSKTIAEGITAIIEYCRGIRANDTIRGYEKACNLIRAYYEKSGQTYYNVGINNEIRDHFCGELKSNAAIGYQNYRYLFRTLGMLDDYYDGHPFRDKYPFISRYKHQLQPVYQELAEEFKENLTVRKTTVPVIYSIARDFFYYVQQLELSDMNSICNETLYEFMMQEYQDHKGCMNNVIYVLRLICVFLKGKGFQKVPEDLLSFSLPTSRKKVYPAFNTDDMGNILSQPDKSTPSGKRDYAVLILASLTGMRAIDIANLKLADLHWKEITIHFIQHKTGNGLSLPLESKAALAVSDYILNGRPESGSPYVFLTEAKSFRKLNDKSSVANILNKHAKRAGIEKSPHDGKSFHTFRRNMGIWLLETSSNPELISQILGHQSQDVLKRYLPLSVSKLSMCALDFDGIEVQTKVYR, encoded by the coding sequence ATGCAATCTAAAACAATAGCAGAAGGAATTACTGCAATCATTGAATACTGCCGTGGAATCAGAGCTAATGATACTATAAGGGGGTATGAAAAAGCATGTAATCTTATTCGAGCCTACTATGAGAAGTCTGGACAGACGTATTATAATGTAGGTATCAACAATGAAATTCGAGACCATTTTTGTGGTGAACTAAAAAGCAATGCAGCTATAGGGTATCAAAACTATCGTTATTTGTTCCGTACATTAGGTATGTTGGATGACTATTATGATGGTCATCCATTTCGTGACAAATATCCTTTTATAAGCAGATACAAACATCAGCTTCAACCGGTTTATCAGGAACTTGCAGAGGAATTTAAAGAAAACCTTACTGTAAGAAAGACTACTGTTCCGGTCATATATTCCATTGCAAGAGATTTCTTTTATTATGTTCAGCAGTTGGAACTCTCTGACATGAATAGCATTTGTAATGAAACGCTTTATGAGTTCATGATGCAGGAATATCAGGATCACAAAGGATGTATGAACAACGTCATATATGTCCTGCGATTGATATGTGTATTTCTTAAGGGAAAAGGATTCCAGAAGGTGCCAGAAGATTTATTGTCATTTTCACTTCCTACATCAAGAAAAAAGGTATATCCAGCTTTTAATACCGATGATATGGGAAATATACTTTCCCAACCAGACAAAAGTACTCCATCTGGTAAGCGGGATTATGCTGTGTTGATTCTTGCCTCCCTTACAGGGATGCGGGCTATTGATATAGCAAATCTAAAGCTTGCGGATTTACACTGGAAAGAAATAACAATTCATTTTATTCAACATAAAACTGGAAATGGCCTATCGCTTCCACTTGAATCTAAAGCTGCTCTCGCAGTATCTGATTACATATTAAACGGACGTCCAGAATCAGGCAGTCCATATGTTTTCCTGACAGAAGCGAAGTCTTTTCGCAAACTGAATGATAAGTCCAGCGTTGCAAACATTCTTAACAAGCATGCAAAGCGAGCTGGCATTGAGAAATCTCCACATGATGGGAAGTCTTTTCATACGTTCCGCAGGAACATGGGCATATGGTTACTTGAGACTTCATCCAATCCAGAGTTAATATCTCAAATACTTGGACATCAAAGCCAGGATGTCCTCAAACGGTATCTCCCTCTTTCGGTCTCCAAACTCAGTATGTGCGCACTGGATTTTGATGGCATTGAAGTGCAAACGAAGGTGTACCGATGA
- a CDS encoding sodium-dependent transporter, giving the protein MKRDQWKSQTGFLFAAIGSAIGLGNIWRFSYMAYNHGGGAFIAPYLIALVTAGIPLLILEFSVGHELRGSAPLAYAKINKKMEWLGWWAVTFVMFGIVLYYSVIVAWCIIFFVLSFNLGWGSDPNTFFFQKFLSVSDAPFNIGQIRTPIFAGLILVWFINWAIVYRGVQRGIEAANKIFMPVLFLLTALLVFWSLTLDGAINGLKAYLTPDFSKLSDPKVWIDAYSQIFFTLSLGFGIMIAYASYLPRKTDITKNALITAVINSAYSLFAGLGVFSVLGFMAGSQGKTIAEVVSQSIGLAFVAYPKAVSLMPAGNLFGAVFFLCLVVAGFSSSISIIEAFVSALIDKFRVQRGMLVTIISITGFTVSIIFATQAGLLWLDIVDHFLTHYGLIVVGIAEAVLVGWFFHIKVLRHHINKISSIKIGKWWDILIKYFVPFVLGVILIGDLYNEVQKPYGGYSWTSIILIGRDWVLVTLIIAFVFSSKAWKSGDS; this is encoded by the coding sequence ATGAAGCGTGATCAATGGAAAAGCCAAACGGGTTTTCTCTTTGCAGCCATAGGGTCAGCCATAGGGCTGGGCAATATCTGGCGTTTCAGCTATATGGCTTACAATCATGGAGGCGGCGCTTTTATAGCTCCTTATCTTATTGCGCTTGTAACGGCAGGCATACCTCTTTTAATACTCGAATTTTCAGTGGGACATGAATTAAGAGGTTCTGCCCCTTTGGCCTATGCAAAAATCAACAAAAAGATGGAATGGCTCGGATGGTGGGCTGTTACTTTCGTGATGTTCGGCATAGTACTCTACTATTCAGTAATAGTAGCATGGTGTATAATTTTTTTTGTTCTGTCATTTAACCTGGGATGGGGTAGTGATCCCAACACTTTCTTCTTCCAAAAATTCCTTTCCGTAAGCGACGCTCCTTTTAATATAGGTCAAATAAGAACTCCAATATTTGCAGGCCTTATTCTGGTCTGGTTTATCAACTGGGCTATTGTTTACAGGGGTGTTCAGCGTGGCATAGAAGCCGCCAACAAAATTTTTATGCCGGTCCTCTTTCTGTTGACTGCCCTGCTTGTTTTCTGGTCGCTCACTCTGGATGGAGCAATAAACGGCCTTAAAGCTTATTTAACACCCGATTTTTCAAAACTATCTGATCCAAAAGTCTGGATCGATGCCTACAGCCAGATATTTTTTACTTTGAGTCTAGGATTCGGGATTATGATAGCATATGCCAGCTATCTTCCCAGGAAAACGGATATAACAAAAAACGCTTTAATTACAGCAGTGATCAACAGCGCCTATTCCCTCTTTGCAGGGCTTGGTGTTTTCTCTGTTTTAGGCTTCATGGCCGGCTCACAGGGCAAAACAATCGCAGAGGTGGTATCGCAAAGCATCGGCCTGGCTTTTGTAGCGTATCCAAAGGCTGTAAGCCTTATGCCGGCCGGCAATCTATTCGGAGCCGTTTTTTTTCTTTGCCTGGTAGTTGCCGGTTTTTCTTCATCCATATCGATCATTGAAGCCTTTGTTTCAGCGTTGATAGACAAGTTTAGAGTTCAAAGGGGCATGCTTGTCACTATAATTTCGATCACCGGGTTTACCGTTTCAATTATATTTGCCACCCAGGCAGGACTTCTGTGGCTCGATATTGTAGATCATTTTTTGACCCATTACGGGCTTATAGTTGTCGGCATTGCGGAAGCGGTTTTAGTTGGCTGGTTTTTCCACATTAAGGTCCTGAGGCATCATATCAATAAAATATCTTCAATTAAAATAGGTAAATGGTGGGATATCCTGATTAAATACTTCGTTCCGTTTGTTTTAGGAGTTATTCTTATCGGCGATTTATATAATGAGGTACAAAAACCTTATGGTGGATATTCCTGGACGTCAATAATCCTGATAGGAAGGGACTGGGTGCTTGTAACCTTGATTATTGCATTTGTTTTTTCTTCAAAAGCCTGGAAATCCGGGGACAGTTAA
- a CDS encoding cytochrome P460 family protein, with the protein MEVKENYGKDKELKAITVMYKVAGYNSDDGDWFWAKYSPDGKADKFGKPKGSVGCHGTRAANDFILVHEFK; encoded by the coding sequence ATTGAGGTAAAGGAAAATTACGGTAAGGACAAAGAGCTCAAAGCAATTACGGTGATGTACAAAGTCGCTGGTTATAATTCGGATGACGGGGACTGGTTTTGGGCCAAATACTCACCCGACGGTAAAGCAGATAAGTTTGGAAAACCCAAGGGTTCTGTCGGTTGTCATGGCACTCGGGCAGCTAATGACTTCATTCTTGTTCATGAATTCAAGTAG